The nucleotide sequence TCACTAATTATATTTATTCCCTTATCTTGGTTTCAGCATTGAAATTCGAATGTTGAATGCCCCTTGTAAAGTTAATTAATGATCTGGCTTAGTCTTATCATGTCTTGCACTTCCTTTCTTTGCTGAGTACATCTGTACATGCAAACCACTGCATCTCTATTTTTAAGGTAGAAAGAAGAATATAGCTTCCTATCCCTGATATGTTCCACCTGAAAAGGTCAACAATCCCCTATAAATGTGAACTCAATCATATTCCTTTCCTTCCAAATTCTCTACGCTACCAGAATAACAAGGTTGTCAAAACTGCTTCTTTTACGACCTCGAAGGGCCTCTCTTGACTTTGTGCACCAATCTTCAAACGAAGACCAAATAGTGGACTGAATTGTGATCACATTGCGCCAGTTGAGCACTTCACCATAGTTAACATTGATCACTCCACACCTGACAAGGAGATGATCAGTGTCTTCCCTGCAAGATTTAGCTGAATACTACTCCAATGCTTCCCATTTCCACGGCCAAGAACCCTGAATTTCAGGGTTAAGCATGGTTCCTTGTACCATGTCAAAGATATTGAGAACCTGGATGAAGACTGATTGTCAACAGGGTTTGATGCGACTGTGATTGTCAACGGGGTTCAATGTCCTTGATCCAAGCTGCATTGCCCAGAGCTTCTACCAAAGTTTCTTTTCTGCCGCCTCGAGCGATGAAGACTGTTTTCTGCAGCCCTCTCTTTTTTGCACTTGCATTTGTGTCcaattctggtgtttttcctattaCTATATTTCTCATTTCTAGGATTCAAAGAGGCCCTTAATAGTTTTAgcctgcacactttgttaacaaCTTAACATTATCTTGACTTGCATTGATATTATGCGAGTTTTCTATATCTGTGCTACTAACAGTCATTGAATCGCTGTAGATGTGTGGATCATCAGCACTTCCTTCCCCACTCATGAAACGGTGGCAGGAAGTGACAGGCCACCGTCTTTTGGAACGCTATGGCATGACTGAGGTTACAGCATAAACTCTTCCTTCTGAAATCAGTGCACGCTAACTTTGCTTTAATATCAATTTTGCAATGGCTCCTAACAGCTTATTTGGTTATAGTTTGTCATGGCACTGTCTAATCCATTGCATGGTGCAAGGAAAGAAGGTACAGTCGGTAAACCTCTTCCGCGTGTTGAGGTATGCTATGACTCCATTGTAATTAGGGATATAGTCAAACTGATTTATTCTGTATTGCTTCATGGCATTTAAGCATCTTTTTTCTCAGGCCAAGATCATTATGGACGATGGTACTGAAACTAAAACTGGAGTCGGTGAGCTCTGTATTAAAAGTCCGTCCCTTTTCAAAGAGTACTGGAAAAGACCGGAGGTACAATTTCAATTCAAAGAACCCTTTGCTAATTCATCACCCATTAGCTTCTACTCATGTGAAGTATTTACTTTACTTCTTCGATGCATGTGAGAGAAAAAACTGGATTCCTTTTCATACTTCTATCATATAAGATTAGTTATTGGTAGAGAAAGTCTGATGATTGCATCCTTAGTTTCCTACTAATATGTACAGTTTCTTGAATGTGTACAAGTTTTACAGTGCCATCATATATTCTTTCCGTCGGATGCTAATTACATTCTTTGATGCATGTAAGAAAACTGGATTCCTTTTCATGTTTTTATTGTATAGATTCGTTATTTGTAGATAAAGTTCGATGATTGCATCCTTAGTTTACTACTGTATGGTTTCTTGAATGGTGTGCAAGTTTAacagtgccatcatatgattcctTCCCCCAGATGCTACTAATTACAGGATGTTATTGTTGCATTTGTTCAGCAAATCTGTAGTCCACTTGCTAAAATGCACATTTTCTTATTTAAATACAATCTTATCTATTAATATGACTTATGAGGTGCTTTAGCATGTACTCTACTTCTAAGTTACACCATATGAAGTTATTATACTTTCTTACCTATAAAGAACCAAATGAAGGATTCATTGTTGTGAATTTAATACCACTGCTTTGTTATTCACATGCCAATTTCTGGTGCAGGTTACAGCAGAATCATTTATTGATGGTGGGTTCTTCAAGACTGGTGATACGGTAACCGTAGATGAGGACGGATACTTTATAATTCTAGGGCGTAAGTACCACTTTACAGCGCTGCAGTTTCACGCTCTTCTGGTTTCCTGTTTTCATTTTGACCATGATATTATGGCTACagtaaaagaatattgggattctCAGCCTCAATTGTTTTTTTTGTGTAGGCACAAATGCTGATATCATGAAAGTTGGTGGTTATAAGTTGTCAGCGTTAGAAATTGAGGCGGTTCTGTTAGAGGTAAATTACCATTTTACTGAAAACTACCTCTTCAAGTGTCTAAAATATTAGAAAAATTGGAGCAGCTACTGCACTGAAAGAACTGCTGATAGTTATGAAGCTCTAGTTTGTCTCTGTTCCCAGTAACGTTTTGCTTTCTCCGCAGTAGACAATGTTAGGCTAAAAGCTTCACCAAAGGATTCTTGGTGCAGTTGATTAAAGTCCTACATTACTCATCTTGCTTTATATGGTTTCCTTTGTTGTTCAGCATGACACTGTACTGGAGTGTGCTGTTCTTGGCTTGCCCGATGAAGCTTATGGGGAGGCTATATGTGCAATAATTGTGCCTAAGGAGGATGCAAAGGAAAAGGCTGAACAGGCTTCAAAGCCAGCACTAACCTTAGAAGCATTGACAAGTTGGTCAAAAGATAAACTTGCTCCATACAAGGTTTGCCTACAGAACTTCCATATTTTTTCCAGCTGCTTTACAGTATTGCTTCCTTAGATGGTTTTCGCCGCCTAGTTATTTTTTCTAGCTTTCTTTGCCAGGTATATTATCAAGTTCGCAATTTGTATGTTGGGTCTATGCAAGGGGTGGTTTCCCATCTAAGTTATATTTACAATCACATCTTCTAATGCTAAAATCATCAATCCTCTAATTATGTTAATGAACATTCAGTTTCAGTAATGCCAACAAATATTTATCCGAAAACTTTTAAGAAGTTCACATATGGTACATGTGCATAGCTACTATCTTGTCAGCCTGAATTCATTATCTGTTCTTGTTATGGAGTTAATTCTTTTTTCTATGCATGGTTAGATTCCAACAAGATTGCACTTATGGGATTCTCTTCCTCGGAATGCCATGGGAAAGGTGCGGGAATATATAATATGCTTTATCTTTAGGTGCATCTGTGTTGAGTTTGCTACTGATTTCATTGTTGCTTATTTCAGGTTAACAAGAAGGAGCTTAAGAAATTATTAGAGGTGTAGCTGTAGAAGTGCacgctctagccaatgcaaccaaaagaccgatctgatggaagagactaggcagcacattatacgtcaacactccccttCACGTGTGGCTCCTTCAGGCCTAAACGTGGatcgaaagtgggctgcaatttaattgcgccagctgggtcttgaactcaagacctcttggctctgatatcatgtaaaagtgcatgctctagccagtGCAATCAAAAAACCGAtttgatggaagagactaggcagcacattatacgtcaacagtaGCCACATTTACATTGATGTACCTATTTTTCCATCTCACCCTTCTACGAGGGAGACATATAGCAGTGTCAGCTAATAATTTTGTCCTGGACAACAATAATGATAATTTAGAGCAACTGTGCAAGTAAATAGTGCACACTATCCTATGCTAATCTTAAAAGCGAGAATGTGAAATAACTAGAAGTTCCATGTGCCATAGGGAAAAGCATAAGCATAGATGTTGTGTACTTATGTAGTGTCGCCGTCCCCCTTATGATATGCTGAAACTTAACCATCTATATATGCTTCCTACATTTTTGCTCATAATAACCAAAACCAATGTAAGTAGCCCCTCATGTTTTAGACATCGGCAAGTCTTCGATATTAACTTCAGCTGCtgttatttcgcaaaaaaaaaaaaacccttCAGCTGCTGTTGCATAAAAAACACAACGCAAACTTTATGATTTATTTTCATTTAACCAATCACAAAAATATGCTGTGTGTGTCGTTAGTTGAAATTAGATGACCGAAGATTTTTTTCCTGAGGAACTGGCCTCTCTGTTGAGAAGAGGAATGAGGTAAACATTTCCAAAAGAACAACAACTGCAGGCTCCGGCTTCGCAGATGAATGGCAAGGCGAGTCGCACACGTGCCCCGGGAACTTTGAAACATTGACCGCAGTTCAGAGCAGTTGGTTCAGAGAAGAGAGAACCAACCCCGCAACCTGCGGTTTTTGCCGTCTGAGTTCAGACTCACCTTAAAAATGGCCTCATTGTGACACCCGAGCTCAGCATTACAAAACTAGGCCGTCGGCCGTTCCCTCTcgccttcaccctcctcctcccacTCCACGTTCTTCCCCTCCTCGCCGTACTTCCAGGCGCACCAGAGGAAGTACACGAAGTTGACGGCGCCCAGGCCGGCGAGCAGCCAGTAGTAGTAGTCGTAGTGCCCCGCGTTGAGATCGCTGGAGAGCCAGCTCGTCCTCCCCCCGCGCCTGCTCGTGTCGTCCACCACCTTGACGATCAGGCTGTTCACCAGGTTACCCACCCCCATGGCCATGTAGAGCAGCGCCATGCTGAAGCTGGCCATGCTCTTGGGCAGCTCCGTGTAGAAGAACTCGAGCTCCCCGATCACGCCGAACGCCTCCGCCAGCCCCATGAGCGCGAACTGCGGCACCAGCCAGAACGCCGACATGCCGCCGCCCCCGGCCAGCGCCAGCCTGCGCCGCGCGCCCTCCACCGCGCCGGACACGGCCATCGCCGCCGTGGCCAGCAGCAGGCCCACCCCGACGCGCTGCTTCATGGTGAGCCCGCGCGGGTCGCCCGTCACCCGCCGCAGCGCCGGCGCGATCCACCTGTCGTAGCTGCCCGACCACAGCGACATGGTCACCATGTTGAACATGGTGAGGGAGCAGCCCGGCACGCGGAACTGGCCCACGCCGATGCGCCGGTCCATCTCGTTGGCCTGCAGCACGGCGTAGTTCTGGCTCATGGCCTGCGCGAGGAACACGGTGGATGACCAGATCGGCAGGATCCGGACGGTCGACTTGAGCTGCTCCACCTGGTCCACCGTGCACAGCCTCCTGCCGCCACCGTTGCAATCGCGCTCTGAGGCCGCCGCGCCAGTGCCGGGTAAGTCCACGCCCCCATTGTTGCTGATCATGCAGGCCTTGTTCAGGAACCTGAGCGGATTCAAATCAAACATCGCCATATATGTCAGATGAACAATCATCGATTTTCAACAAAAAATAAAAGATGATGAACAATCATCGAGTTGATCATGCTTTTCACTCTGCAGTCTGCACTCACCTCAACCTGTCTGTGGGGACAGTGAGCTTGCAGTCCTTGAGATGATGGTACACGCCGTCCTCCGTCCTCGCCGGCAGCTGCACCCTGTAGTTCCTGATCGCCGCCACGAGGGCGGCGCCTATCCCGGCGAACATTTGCTTGGACCCCTTCTCCTTGACGTAGAGGCGGGAGCCCAGGAGGAAGCTCACCGCGGAGAGCATCATGAGGCCCATCGGGACGGCGAACCCGGCCTTCCACCCGACGTTGTCCTGCACGTAGACGATCACGGTGACGGCGACCGTGAAGGCCACCCCGATGGACGCGTAGTAGGCGTTGAAGTAGGCCTGCAGGATCCTCGACCTCCTCTCCTTGGGGTGCCGAGAGAACTGGTCCGCGCCGAAGGCCATGGAGCACGGCCGGATGCCGCCGGCGCCGATGGACAGGAACGTGAAGCCGGCGATCAGCCACGCCAGGTGCCTCGGCCCCGGGGGCGCGCACTGCTCCCCGGCAAGGCCGACGCCGCACGGCGGCGGCCGCGCTCCGGGTATCATGGCGCTCAGCCATAGGAAAACAATCCCCTGCAGTGAGTGGTGCAAATTTAGCGCAAGGGAAGCATCGGCACGCTCATATTTGGTGGTTTTGCGCTCACTGTTAGGCATGCGATGGAGCCCAGCGAGATGGCCATGAACCGGCCTGTGTACATGTCGGCTATGAGCGCTCCGGGGATGGGCGCGAAATTTGCCGCCGCAGCCCACACGAAGAGCGTTGCGCCGGCGGTGACGTTGCTTAGGTGGTACTGCTTGGTGAGGTACATGATCATGTTGGTGTTGAGCCCGAACCCCGCAACTTTCTCCAACATTTCATTTGCTGCGGATGCAAAGGCAAGAAAGAACACCATATACCATCACAAATCGAAGGGAAGTATAGTCAGTGAAAATATATGGAAATACTACATGGATGAACAGCAGTTGGGTATCCTACATGGATTAAAGGAAATCATGTTCATCCAGGGATTTTTTTGTCTCGTCGACGATCATTCTCAGTTGGGTGTCATATTCCTGCACCTACCAGTCCATGCCGGGGCAGAGTAAGAGGGGAAAATATTACATACCTATGATGAACGGCAGGGCTACAAATCCACCTCTCCCTTTCACTTTGTGAGCATCGGATTCAGAGCTATGCACATCGCCCTCCTGGGTTTCCATCGATCTTCTGCAGAGATAAAGGTCGGCAGCAGGTAGGTAGCCGAGGGAGGTGAACAGCACAAGCTCCCGCGCTCGATCGTTTCCGTTGTTGCTTGCCAAGAAGTGATGGAGTTCAAACTATGTCAGGATGCCTGCTGGGAAATGCAACTCTGAGATCGCCGGAGGGAAGAACATGCTCCTGCATTCTCCTTGGAAATTGGCAGGAAGGGCCCAGGAGTGGGATAGGTGAAGGGGGGAAACGAGGGGCGTGTACAAGAAACTACACATTCTTCCATTTAAGGTAGGAGAAGAGGAACAAACTCGTGACCTTCTTGCATAAAAATAAAACCAACACACAGGAGGAAAAAATGCTTTAAAAAAGGACGCTGGTAGTGAAAACGCGCGGTGCATGTATACATGTATTATCACTTTAAATGCTTCTCTTGAAACTTTAAGATGTTTTAGCTCTCATACCGTTAATTCGATCTACAACCCGGATTCATTGTCGTTTTCGTCTCGATGAGATCTTTGAAATTACCAACTGGTCAGCTTGGTAAGCTATCAACAAAAAATTACAATCACAGATCTTTGAAATTAGACCCAAGTTGTTATGTCTTTTCGACAGTATTTTTTTTCGCTTTCAAAGTTGCCACctgattttttttttgcttttatgAAATTCTCATGTAAACCAAACTTTGGCATCAACACATTGGTAAATTCAGTACAAATACAATGCCAGCTTCAACAATAGTAGGATGGCAACTTCAGAGTTCAGCTATGTATTTTTTGTTTTCCTATATTAATGAAACCGGTAGAGCTCTTGCCTTGCTCGTAAAAAAAACATGCATCCATGAAGATGCTCTACACACTTTAATTCCATGGGCAAGATCCCGCCGCGCTAAACATAGTGAGGGAATGTTTGCTCCTATAATTTCCAACGAAAAAGTCACAACTTCAACCACTACAACTACAACGCAGGGTATTTTACCTTGAGACCACATGGGCATATTCATAAAGGAATAATGTAGTCGTCCTTTACCGAGAGAAAATCGCGAGCCATAGTACTGAGGCATGAACATACAACAATAATAAAACCATCAGTTTTCCACAGCCGAAGAGAAAAGCCAAAACGAAAGAAAAGCGGGTTTGTACCTCTCTAGATTTGTTGACACGACAAGCCACGCCACCTTGGGCCAATCCTACTCATTCGCCGACCTAATTGAAGCAATTGACATCGTGCCAACAGTGCCAAAGCTTCCGAAGGGGATCAATGTTCAAGATGCCGATTATTGTCCAATTCAGAATGATAGGTCTAAATTTTCATCTGCATGACGAGGACGAGACTCTAATAGTTGAAGAGCTAAACATGAAATTGAAGCAGTTGACCTCGTACTGACAATGCCAAAGTCGTCCCGTGTGCCAACTGATGGCTCACATCTCTATGGAAACGCCTCCGGGAGGGAGCAACATTAAAGAAGTCGGTTACTCGTTTTCACCCGCCTAATGGTTGAAGAGCTAACATGGCTTCCTAATGATACCACACACAATCAAGGAGAAAACGGTGCCCAAAAAGCTCATCAGATCTCTAGGGCAATGCCTCCAAGAGAGAGCAAAGTTCAAGATGTCATTGTCGTCCAGTTTAGAAAGACAGGTCTGGCTTAGGACAAAGCTACAACTTCAATTAATTTGAAATGAAGGAAGTAGAAGCCAGCATCTCCACCAAGAAATCCCAGTTAACTCGACCATACAATTTTTCAAGTCTAGTTTGAAGATAACCCGAGGCTTACCAGAATTGCATAATTCATACCTTCATGGACAGTTTCATGAGCTCCGACAACACTCTCAAGGATAAACCTCCCCCCTCACGGAAGGAGACTGACAAGGAGACAATTATGACATACTTCTAATGTTCCAAAAAACACCAATTATGACATCGGCTCGGATAGGCTACAAAGCCTAGATTTGAGAGCAACATCTACATCAGCTACAGAACCAACAGTGCCCCCTGCTTGTAGTTAGTAGATATAAATATTTTAGGAGTACAAACTCCAAAGTTAGTACATAAAGCATCAACTAATTCTTCAGGTGAGGAACTCTTAGGGTTTTGAGAAGcaaaatttaaatattgttcaGTCTCAGTCCTAATCATGTCTAATAATAGAGGATTTCTCAGCATCATTGCAACCAATTTTTTGGAGAGAAAGGCGCGTGCAAGGTCAAAGCACAACACACTGCCCGGGGAATGCCTTGCCTAGCATTTCTGCCGTTCTTGCTTGGTCTCTTTCTCCCCCTCCTCAGCCGCCAATGCCATCACCATTGATGTTCGCTACTGTTCCTCCACTTAGACTACATCCTCGATCTCTCCACATTGCTATTGACGAAAACTATGAAGCTGTCAATAAGCAGGCCGAGCAGAACGCCGCGGCCGCCGCAACTTTATCCTGGCCTACTGGAAGATATGACATGTTCATCTCCTATTTACCGATTTATGTCCTAGGCGTACTTGCTGCTGTTCTTACATGTTTACCTATCAATATAAGATTAATATTGTTTTTGCCATCATCATAAGTTATTTATGGATTAAATCAATCAAAAATTGCTAATTTACTCAACACAAAGGAGGATGCAACTAGAAACATGTAACATGACCGAATGATGAATGATGATATATTGACCGGGTGTATCCATCGTTTCTACACTAGCGTAGCACATCAATATCACAATTCAGCAATTCGCAAGAGATAAAGGCGCGCGCGAGGTCAATCGAGCACACCAGCACACTGCGTCACTGCCCGGCGAATGCCTTGCCTATCATTTGTGCTGTTCTTGCTTGgtctcttcctcctccgcctcctcggcCGCCAACGCCATCACTCTGATCTGCCCTTCCTCGCCGTACGCCCAGCTGCACCAGATGAAGTACACCAAGTTGGCCACGGACAGCGCCGCGAGAACCAGATAGTAGTAGTCGTAGCGGCCCCTGTTGAGGTTGCTGGACAACCAGCTGTCGCGCCCGTCCCCCCCGGTGGCGCTGTTCATGATCCCCACGATGGCGCTCCCCAGCACGGCGCCGAAGCCAATGCCGAGGGCGAGCAGCGACACCCCGATGCTGGACATGGTCTTGGGGAACTCGGAGTAGTAGAACTCGATCTGCCCGATCAGGTTCAACGCGTCGGCGAGCCCGATGAGGCAGTGCTGCGGCACAAGCCGCATCGCCGACATGTGCACCACCGCGTCCTTGTGGTCCTGGAAGCCCTCCGCGATGGCCGCGGCGCGGCGGAGGGCCTCGGTTCGCGCCGCCACGACCATGGCAACGGTGAAGACCGCCAGCCCGGCTCCCATGCGCTGCCGCAGGCTGAGCCCGCGCGCGTGGCCGGTGAGCCGCGAGAGGGGCCGCACGAGCACGCGGTCGTACAAGGCCACCCAGACGGTGAGCGTGACGATGCCGAAGACGCTGTAGGAGGCGGCGGGGATGTTCGCCTTGCCCATCTGCCGATCCATCGTACCTGCCTGCAGCACGGGGAACATCACCTGGGCGACGATCACGCCGGGTATGATCCCCGTGGACCATATCGGCAGCACGCGGATGACGGCCTTGGCGTCCTCCACCTGCTGCACCGTGCACAGCCGCCACGGGTCACACGCCGACCCGTCGCTGTTGAGCTCCTTGCTCGGGTTCCTCAGCACGCACGCCCGGTTCATGGACACCATCTTCTTGGTGGGAACTCTGGGCCTGGAGCCAGCTTTGTTGTGGAAGCACGACGCCTCGGCCGTCTCCGGCGGCAACAGCTCGCGCCGGTTCTTGTAGCTGGCGACGAGCACCTGCACGATGCCCACCAGCACGctcctgtcggcctccgccttgagGTACAAAGGCGAGCCGGCCAGGAAGAGCATGAGAGCGGCGAGCATGAGCACGACGGGCACGGAGAAGCCGACGACCCACCCCATGTGATCCTGTATGTAGACGATCACGAGGACCGCAACGACGAGGGAGATCCCCAGCACGGTGTAGTACCAGTTGAAGAAGGTCTGCAGCCTCCTGACGTTCTTGGTGCTGTTGTCCCGCTTGTCCAGCTGGTCCGCTCCGAACGCCAGCGCGCACGGCCGGATGCCGCCCGCCCCGAGCGACATGAGCAGGAACGACGTGAACAGTAGCGGCAGCTGGCACGTCAGCATCGTGCACGCGCGCGGGTTCGCCGGGTCGCACCCCGGAGTCTTCTTGTACACTGGCAGGATCGCAGTCACCAATAGCAGGCACATCCCCTACAATTAACGTACACCAACAAGATCAATTAGGCTGCAAGATCGGTGCAAGAGGAACGGGCGGAGTGCACTAATTGTGATCTGCTTACCGAGAGGCTGACGACGCATCCCAGGGCGATGACCGGGAAGCGGCCGAAGAAAACGTCCGACAGCACGCCGCCGCCGATGGGCAGGAAGTTGGTGAGGGCGGACCAGAGGTAGAGCACCATGGCGCTGGTGGCCGGCGTCATGTTGTACCGCTTGGTGAGGTATACGACCATGTTCGCTTGCAGCCCGTACGTCGCCACCTTCTCGAAGATCTCGTTCGCTGAGATTCCAGTCCAGCAGAGGGTGTCATCTCATGAGCGTGTTAATTTGTACAGCAAAGGGAAATTGGCTAACTAAGGTGCATGATCGATGCAAGGCTTGCTTACAGATGATGAACGGTATGGTTCTGAGGCCGCCCTTCCTCCTCGCCGCAGGGACAGGGGCAGGGACGGCGGCTTCCTCCATGGCCGAGACCTCCATGCTCTCTGCCTGGCTAGCTAGCTAGTGCTCCTGCAATCCAACTGCAACGACGGAGAGAGCAAGATATATAGGCACAGATACTTTGTAGAGGCAACAAGAAGAGCCCGGGAGATGCTTTGTATACGCAacaagaaaaagaggccgagcgaGGCGATTTATATGGGCAACTGACCAGTGATGACATCAACGCTCACCGTAGATAACCAAGAAAAGGGAttagaaaaggagaagaagaagaagaagctgagcAGCTCCTGGGCACGAGGGATAGAGACAAGCGCTGTAGCTCAGCACTCCGTACGCTGGTCTAGTAGTGTGCGGGCTAGCTGTGAACAACCATCGCTAACTGCCTAGGTTCCGACGGAGATTGGGAACGGTCGGCCCTGCCTTTGATCCCCGGATGATGTACGTATCTGATGGGGCTTTTGAGAGAAGCTTTGGGTGGGGCATGCCGGACACGTCGCTTCGGCAGGGATGTGCATGTGTATCCATGTCGTTGAAATGCTGGTATTCCGACGTCAACGTATCCTCCTCCCTCGCCAACCATGAGATGAGAGGATTTGGTTGCGCAACTACATCGTCAAACTTGTAGCATTGCACAATAGCAATGCGAGATTGATGTCGACGGACTCAAGGATCTACGTTTTCAAGATTTCTCGTAGCTGGGGTCGCCCGTTTAGCAAGCCCCGCACGGTCATTTTCACACACTGTCCCGGCGTGGACTCTTTCTGACTGCATAATCTTTGAAAATAATACTCCCTTGTTCCTTTacgtaaggtgtattattttcggcACGGTACTTAGGCACAGAATTATAATCAATTAAGGATAAAGTTACCGTTGCAAATCATTGGTTAGTAACAAGTAAATTAGTTAGTCAAATAAAGAGATAGACACAATCGAGAGTGAGATACTTTTCTTCTTCTGCCACAagaagagatacatgcaatcagaAAAGAGATACTTTCATTTTTTGTAGAGGGCTAAGAATGGAATTAGGAGAAATTAGAataaatgcaccttacattgtgaaattttatcaaaaaataaatacaCCTTGTATAAGGAACCGAGGAAGTAgcttttatttgatttttttatagcTATTGAATCAACTATTAAAAGAGAGTTGGTAAGTTGTCCTCACCTCCTCCCCGTCCTCTCTACcttgtttttt is from Triticum aestivum cultivar Chinese Spring chromosome 3A, IWGSC CS RefSeq v2.1, whole genome shotgun sequence and encodes:
- the LOC123058591 gene encoding protein NRT1/ PTR FAMILY 1.2, producing MEVSAMEEAAVPAPVPAARRKGGLRTIPFIISNEIFEKVATYGLQANMVVYLTKRYNMTPATSAMVLYLWSALTNFLPIGGGVLSDVFFGRFPVIALGCVVSLSGMCLLLVTAILPVYKKTPGCDPANPRACTMLTCQLPLLFTSFLLMSLGAGGIRPCALAFGADQLDKRDNSTKNVRRLQTFFNWYYTVLGISLVVAVLVIVYIQDHMGWVVGFSVPVVLMLAALMLFLAGSPLYLKAEADRSVLVGIVQVLVASYKNRRELLPPETAEASCFHNKAGSRPRVPTKKMVSMNRACVLRNPSKELNSDGSACDPWRLCTVQQVEDAKAVIRVLPIWSTGIIPGVIVAQVMFPVLQAGTMDRQMGKANIPAASYSVFGIVTLTVWVALYDRVLVRPLSRLTGHARGLSLRQRMGAGLAVFTVAMVVAARTEALRRAAAIAEGFQDHKDAVVHMSAMRLVPQHCLIGLADALNLIGQIEFYYSEFPKTMSSIGVSLLALGIGFGAVLGSAIVGIMNSATGGDGRDSWLSSNLNRGRYDYYYLVLAALSVANLVYFIWCSWAYGEEGQIRVMALAAEEAEEEETKQEQHK
- the LOC123062129 gene encoding protein NRT1/ PTR FAMILY 1.2, whose translation is METQEGDVHSSESDAHKVKGRGGFVALPFIIANEMLEKVAGFGLNTNMIMYLTKQYHLSNVTAGATLFVWAAAANFAPIPGALIADMYTGRFMAISLGSIACLTGIVFLWLSAMIPGARPPPCGVGLAGEQCAPPGPRHLAWLIAGFTFLSIGAGGIRPCSMAFGADQFSRHPKERRSRILQAYFNAYYASIGVAFTVAVTVIVYVQDNVGWKAGFAVPMGLMMLSAVSFLLGSRLYVKEKGSKQMFAGIGAALVAAIRNYRVQLPARTEDGVYHHLKDCKLTVPTDRLRFLNKACMISNNGGVDLPGTGAAASERDCNGGGRRLCTVDQVEQLKSTVRILPIWSSTVFLAQAMSQNYAVLQANEMDRRIGVGQFRVPGCSLTMFNMVTMSLWSGSYDRWIAPALRRVTGDPRGLTMKQRVGVGLLLATAAMAVSGAVEGARRRLALAGGGGMSAFWLVPQFALMGLAEAFGVIGELEFFYTELPKSMASFSMALLYMAMGVGNLVNSLIVKVVDDTSRRGGRTSWLSSDLNAGHYDYYYWLLAGLGAVNFVYFLWCAWKYGEEGKNVEWEEEGEGERERPTA